A part of Kryptolebias marmoratus isolate JLee-2015 linkage group LG8, ASM164957v2, whole genome shotgun sequence genomic DNA contains:
- the LOC108249411 gene encoding galactose-specific lectin nattectin — MTSSLLFVLLLCGLGIGANAGCNSDLVSCKSCPPGWTWYGGYCYVFDASKRDWHDSERFCNSFDGNLASLETQSEYEFIRDLIYRTAGRHEAVWVGGYDAVKEGYWFWSDGLKFTFNAWGKNEPNNLGGNENCMMINLNGKDYVNDAKCDAKLGLVCAKDP, encoded by the exons ATGACATCTAGTCTTCTCTTCGTGTTGCTCCTTTGTGGACTGGGAATCGGAGCAAAT GCAGGCTGCAACTCAGACCTAG TTTCCTGTAAGTCCTGCCCTCCTGGATGGACGTGGTACGGAGGCTACTGTTACGTGTTTGACGCCTCTAAACGGGACTGGCATGATTCTGAG CGTTTCTGCAACTCATTCGATGGAAATCTGGCCTCCCTTGAAACCCAGTCTGAGTACGAGTTCATCAGAGATCTGATCTACAGGACAGCAGGACGCCACGAGGCAGTCTGGGTCGGAGGCTACGATGCTGTGAAg GAGGGGTACTGGTTCTGGAGCGACGGTCTGAAGTTCACCTTCAACGCCTGGGGGAAGAACGAACCCAACAACTTGGGTGGAAATGAGAACTGCATGATGATCAACTTGAATG GAAAAGATTACGTCAACGATGCAAAGTGTGACGCCAAGCTGGGTTTGGTCTGCGCCAAAGACCCGTGA
- the LOC108249404 gene encoding galactose-specific lectin nattectin, with protein sequence MASGLLCMLLLCGLGIGANARCGLQTDNSCKNCPPGWTSFEGYCYRFVENKMDWADAESRCNSFDGNLVSVLSKAEYDFIRDLIFKASGTNTRCWVGANDATKEDHGIWSDGSTFDPNFSFWGPGEPNNKDGNENCMEINLNGKDYVNDINCSQKNSFVCGRYP encoded by the exons ATGGCGTCAGGTCTTCTCTGTATGTTGCTCCTGTGTGGATTGGGGATCGGAGCAAAT GCACGATGCGGTCTCCAAACAG ATAATTCCTGTAAGAACTGCCCTCCTGGTTGGACCTCATTTGAGGGCTACTGTTACCGgtttgtggaaaataaaatggactgGGCCGATGCTGAG AGTCGCTGCAACTCATTTGATGGAAACCTGGTTTCCGTTCTCTCAAAAGCGGAGTATGACTTCATCAGGGATCTGATCTTCAAAGCGTCAGGAACAAACACAAGATGCTGGGTTGGAGCCAACGATGCAACAAAG GAAGACCACGGGATTTGGAGTGATGGTTCAACATTCGACCCCAACTTCAGCTTCTGGGGCCCAGGGGAACCAAACAACAAGGATGGGAACGAGAACTGCATGGAGATCAACCTGAATG gaAAGGATTATGTCAACGATATAAACTGCAGCCAGAAAAACTCTTTTGTTTGCGGCAGATACCCGTAA